From one Caldithrix abyssi DSM 13497 genomic stretch:
- a CDS encoding OPT family oligopeptide transporter, with amino-acid sequence MDVSKKGMGLPENAYRKLKEGEVYKPVVPDDMPLPEITGYSLFWGMFYAVVFSAAAAYLGLKIGQVFEAAIPIAILAVGYSALTKRKNALSENVIVQSIGASSGVIVAGAIFTIPGLYILGLEATFLQVFLASLFGGFLGILFLIPFRRYFVKDMHGEFPFPEATATTEVLVAGEAGGRQAKILVNALIVGGIYDFLVSGLGFWKEVVSTRVFDWGRQLADATRLEFRMNIGAAVMGLGYIVGLKYALIIASGSFLAWWVILPTIYYIGQFNPMPILNAAKPISDMLPIEIFNHYVRHIGIGGIAAAGLIGVIKSHKIITGAFKLAIMEITGKAHSSDEEANSQKRTQLDIKMKWLALSIVSVLLGIFVFFLLLVVKGNLIHALVGLAIVTVISFLFTTVAARAIAIVGTNPVSGMTLMTLIISSVILVGVGLHGEDGMLAALIIGGVVCTALSMAGGFITDLKIGYWLGTTPRTQERFKFLGTILAAASVGAVIFLLHRTFGFGPGGLEAPQASAMAAVLKPLMTGQPAPWILYIAGVLLAIVLEFIGIPPLAFALGMYLPLHLNTPILAGGIIAHLVSKSTSDEKLLAARREKGTLIASGFIAGGAIMGVMAAIIVFIGQSITGLDGWNIMKAIGTEHWVESPPAEILGFFMFLLLLIFMYWDAKRAKVEE; translated from the coding sequence ATGGACGTTTCAAAAAAAGGAATGGGCCTTCCGGAAAATGCCTATCGAAAATTAAAGGAAGGGGAAGTGTACAAGCCGGTTGTTCCGGATGATATGCCGCTTCCTGAAATTACGGGATACTCGTTATTCTGGGGCATGTTTTATGCTGTGGTTTTTTCCGCCGCGGCCGCCTATCTGGGGTTAAAAATCGGACAGGTTTTTGAAGCCGCCATTCCCATTGCCATTCTGGCTGTTGGGTACTCGGCTTTAACCAAACGTAAAAACGCCCTTTCGGAAAATGTGATCGTACAATCCATTGGCGCCAGTTCGGGCGTAATTGTGGCCGGCGCTATTTTTACCATTCCGGGTTTGTACATTCTCGGGCTGGAAGCGACCTTTCTGCAGGTGTTTTTGGCCTCTCTTTTTGGCGGGTTTTTGGGAATCCTCTTTTTAATTCCCTTCAGACGTTATTTTGTCAAAGACATGCATGGAGAATTCCCCTTTCCCGAAGCGACGGCTACCACCGAAGTGCTGGTCGCCGGAGAAGCGGGCGGACGTCAGGCCAAAATATTGGTTAACGCCCTTATTGTGGGAGGAATTTACGACTTTCTGGTATCCGGTCTTGGCTTCTGGAAAGAAGTGGTTTCCACCCGAGTTTTTGACTGGGGCCGACAGCTGGCCGACGCCACCCGTCTGGAATTCCGCATGAATATTGGCGCCGCTGTGATGGGCCTGGGCTACATCGTTGGTTTAAAATATGCGTTGATCATTGCCAGCGGTTCGTTTTTAGCCTGGTGGGTCATTCTGCCGACCATCTATTATATCGGTCAATTTAATCCCATGCCCATTTTGAACGCAGCCAAACCCATTTCGGACATGCTGCCCATAGAGATTTTTAATCACTACGTACGCCATATCGGAATCGGCGGTATTGCCGCAGCAGGTCTGATCGGGGTGATTAAATCGCACAAAATTATTACCGGCGCTTTTAAGCTGGCCATTATGGAAATCACCGGAAAAGCGCACAGCTCTGACGAAGAAGCCAACAGCCAGAAGAGAACCCAGCTGGACATCAAAATGAAATGGCTGGCGTTGTCGATTGTCAGCGTATTGCTGGGCATTTTTGTTTTCTTTTTACTCCTGGTCGTTAAAGGCAACCTGATTCATGCTCTGGTCGGTCTGGCCATTGTAACGGTGATCTCATTTCTGTTTACTACAGTCGCCGCACGCGCCATCGCCATTGTCGGCACCAATCCCGTTTCCGGCATGACCTTGATGACGCTGATCATCTCTTCGGTCATTCTGGTGGGCGTTGGGCTGCACGGTGAAGACGGCATGCTGGCCGCGCTGATCATCGGCGGTGTGGTTTGTACCGCTCTTTCGATGGCTGGCGGTTTTATTACCGATTTGAAGATCGGCTATTGGCTGGGCACCACGCCACGCACCCAGGAACGGTTTAAATTTTTAGGAACCATTCTGGCTGCCGCATCGGTGGGCGCCGTAATCTTTCTGCTGCATCGTACCTTCGGTTTTGGCCCTGGCGGTCTGGAAGCGCCGCAAGCTTCGGCCATGGCCGCCGTTTTAAAACCCTTGATGACCGGCCAGCCCGCACCCTGGATTTTGTACATTGCCGGCGTTTTATTAGCCATTGTGCTGGAATTCATCGGAATTCCTCCGCTGGCCTTCGCCCTGGGCATGTATTTGCCGCTACATTTAAATACGCCTATTCTGGCCGGCGGCATTATCGCCCATCTGGTCTCCAAAAGTACCAGCGATGAAAAACTGCTGGCAGCCCGCCGCGAAAAGGGCACCTTAATTGCTTCTGGTTTTATCGCCGGCGGCGCAATTATGGGAGTGATGGCTGCAATTATTGTTTTTATCGGACAGTCGATTACCGGTCTGGACGGATGGAATATCATGAAAGCCATCGGCACCGAACACTGGGTGGAATCGCCTCCTGCCGAAATTTTAGGCTTCTTTATGTTCCTGTTATTATTGATTTTTATGTACTGGGATGCCAAGAGAGCAAAAGTAGAAGAATAG
- a CDS encoding sulfite exporter TauE/SafE family protein, whose amino-acid sequence MTLLITVLIVGMLVGGISSVLGLGGGIILVPALNVVFRLPHSEAIATSLATIAFITLLNTVRFARRNEIDWTLVFYLLIFSAVSSGFGGFLVTFLSEQILLAIFILFLIYVLIQMFIGYQSRHSAPKQKSRWYWMSLIGVSSGLISGTTGVGGGIIITPLLFKSRLVKEGHVVPLTNAIMFLNAFFALIPLAFAQSAEHSFWGVGLIHFDRALLLFLGAIPASILGTKYQARIPVKLKKVFIALILLVILGRMILRWASSF is encoded by the coding sequence TTGACGCTTTTAATTACTGTCCTGATCGTTGGCATGCTCGTGGGGGGCATCAGTTCGGTATTAGGCCTGGGCGGAGGCATTATTTTAGTGCCAGCTCTGAACGTCGTTTTTCGCTTACCGCACAGCGAGGCCATCGCCACCAGTCTGGCGACCATCGCTTTTATTACCCTTTTAAATACCGTTCGTTTTGCGCGCCGCAACGAAATTGACTGGACGCTGGTATTTTACCTGTTGATTTTTTCGGCCGTAAGTTCAGGTTTTGGCGGATTTTTAGTAACGTTTCTTTCCGAACAAATTTTGTTAGCCATTTTTATTTTATTTCTGATTTACGTTCTGATCCAGATGTTCATTGGCTACCAGTCAAGACACAGCGCGCCAAAACAAAAATCACGCTGGTACTGGATGTCGTTGATCGGCGTTTCCAGCGGACTGATCTCCGGCACGACCGGGGTGGGAGGGGGAATTATCATCACGCCGCTGCTTTTTAAAAGTAGATTGGTAAAAGAAGGACATGTGGTGCCCCTGACCAATGCGATTATGTTTTTAAACGCCTTTTTTGCGTTGATTCCTCTGGCCTTTGCACAAAGCGCAGAGCATTCCTTCTGGGGCGTTGGGCTGATTCATTTTGACCGCGCCTTACTTTTATTTCTGGGAGCCATCCCGGCCTCGATACTGGGCACAAAATATCAGGCCAGAATACCCGTTAAATTAAAAAAAGTGTTTATCGCTTTGATTTTATTGGTCATTCTGGGACGAATGATATTGCGTTGGGCCTCTTCTTTTTAA
- a CDS encoding sensor histidine kinase: MEEQSSSIAIVTRNTERFQIFKNILKEICPRILPLNIDQRLEVNFFHESFDLILVDFAHDLKARFKDIEHLVEHRNLKDKTFLYVLNPKQESLKHQIYRYPNSQILIDPVDKFSLITLARAGIRLSLIHRRIETYKELLEGEQKLISYIDELLDIDRIHEYDNFEEVKQFLQSPLLKKIELTLAVETAYFGFYEEEENRLLLQERSRPNKLERLVYFSLEKSHTHWLLKQNKTLVFEKTDLVDPLIQELEEYLGFKIISLLFAPINLFHRPFGALILINKIYRESFSENDLSFAMIAAQRLAFNLEQYLIQSDSHEHFKHLPINLFSQDQFEKFELIQNILKAVHFGVVVFDNEQRIKFLNPSAVQILNVKAPLKKIRYLKDILNEKNIREILALIKENPLPIIRQEIELERTLLSNVYIGLSIYPYDQNKKKTEYIMVFSEITQTKRIQAEIIRMDRMASLGVLSAGIAHEIRNPLAGIKAMAQSLEDELQDEPSKLEYLSRILRQVNRLEKLLKAFFSYARPVRPDPKQCSIKKVINEVFPLIQTRFREKRIKVETFYAEDLADVFVDPNQIQQVLLNLFINAIDAMPDGGVLRIEAQNALNTQPILDRRKRNPNLLSDKFIKISISDTGVGIPPDVLELIFNPFFTTKSQGTGLGLSIVYQIIKEHGGQIDVESAPGKGSTFHIYLPAL, translated from the coding sequence ATGGAAGAACAGTCAAGCAGTATTGCCATTGTTACCAGAAACACCGAGCGTTTTCAGATTTTTAAGAACATCTTAAAAGAAATTTGTCCAAGAATTCTGCCGCTCAATATCGATCAAAGATTGGAGGTTAATTTTTTTCATGAATCGTTCGACCTGATTTTAGTCGATTTTGCTCATGATTTAAAAGCCCGTTTTAAAGACATTGAGCATCTGGTAGAACACAGAAATTTAAAAGATAAAACCTTTCTTTACGTACTTAACCCCAAGCAGGAATCATTAAAACACCAGATCTATCGCTATCCCAATTCCCAGATATTAATCGATCCGGTGGATAAGTTCAGCCTGATCACCCTGGCCAGAGCCGGAATCAGGCTTTCTCTCATCCATCGAAGGATCGAGACCTACAAAGAATTATTAGAAGGCGAACAAAAATTAATCAGCTATATCGACGAGCTTCTGGATATTGACCGCATCCATGAATATGATAATTTTGAAGAAGTAAAGCAGTTTTTGCAGTCGCCCCTGCTTAAAAAAATCGAACTGACGCTGGCCGTGGAAACCGCTTATTTTGGCTTTTATGAGGAAGAAGAAAACAGACTCCTGCTGCAGGAGCGGTCGCGTCCCAACAAACTGGAAAGATTGGTCTATTTTTCTCTGGAAAAAAGTCATACGCACTGGCTCTTAAAGCAAAACAAAACCCTGGTCTTCGAAAAGACAGACCTGGTTGATCCGCTGATCCAGGAACTGGAAGAATATCTTGGCTTCAAGATTATCAGCCTGCTATTTGCGCCCATCAATCTTTTTCACCGCCCCTTCGGAGCGCTTATTTTGATCAATAAAATTTATCGTGAGTCATTTTCCGAAAATGACCTTTCCTTTGCTATGATTGCCGCTCAGCGGCTGGCTTTTAATCTGGAGCAATATTTAATTCAAAGCGACAGCCACGAGCATTTTAAGCATTTGCCGATCAATCTTTTCAGCCAGGATCAATTTGAAAAATTTGAATTAATCCAGAACATATTAAAAGCGGTGCATTTTGGCGTGGTTGTTTTTGACAATGAACAGCGGATCAAATTTCTCAATCCGAGCGCCGTACAAATTTTGAATGTCAAGGCACCGTTAAAAAAGATCCGCTACTTAAAAGACATCCTGAACGAAAAAAACATTCGTGAAATTTTAGCTTTAATCAAAGAAAATCCCCTGCCCATTATTCGTCAGGAAATTGAACTGGAACGCACCTTGTTGTCCAATGTTTACATCGGTCTTTCCATTTATCCCTATGACCAGAACAAGAAAAAAACAGAATACATCATGGTCTTTTCGGAAATTACGCAAACCAAACGAATCCAGGCCGAAATCATTCGCATGGATCGCATGGCCTCGCTGGGCGTTTTAAGCGCCGGAATCGCCCACGAAATACGCAATCCTCTGGCGGGAATCAAGGCCATGGCCCAGTCGCTGGAAGATGAACTGCAAGATGAGCCCTCTAAGCTGGAGTACCTGTCGCGCATTTTACGTCAGGTAAATCGGCTGGAAAAGTTATTGAAAGCTTTCTTTTCTTATGCCCGTCCCGTCCGTCCGGATCCTAAGCAGTGTTCCATCAAAAAGGTGATCAACGAGGTCTTTCCCCTGATCCAAACGCGTTTCAGAGAAAAACGGATTAAAGTGGAAACCTTTTACGCGGAGGATCTGGCCGATGTATTTGTTGATCCCAACCAGATTCAACAGGTTTTGTTAAATCTCTTTATTAACGCCATCGATGCCATGCCAGACGGCGGCGTTTTGAGAATTGAAGCTCAAAACGCTCTTAACACGCAGCCCATTTTAGATAGGCGCAAACGAAATCCCAATTTGCTTTCGGATAAATTCATCAAAATTTCCATTTCCGACACCGGTGTGGGCATACCGCCCGATGTCCTTGAATTGATTTTTAATCCCTTTTTTACGACCAAAAGCCAGGGAACCGGCCTCGGACTTTCCATTGTTTACCAGATCATTAAGGAGCACGGCGGGCAAATCGATGTGGAAAGCGCTCCGGGAAAGGGAAGTACGTTTCATATCTATCTGCCAGCTCTTTAA
- a CDS encoding Crp/Fnr family transcriptional regulator, which translates to MDIHDLKTIPLFSELDDDALNDIARMMVRQTYKKDNMVLIEEEVGSTMFIILSGRVKISRISDEGREVILSILVDGDFFGEMSILDGQTRSANAVTLEDTELLLIHRENFLRILHDYPQVAINLLKELAHRLRRSDEQIKSLSLQNAMGKVASTLLRIADDSGIIKQGQVEIPQLPPQQDLANMAGTSRETISRVIKSLGQLGYVKKEGSKLIILDYDKFREDFS; encoded by the coding sequence ATGGATATTCACGATCTTAAGACGATTCCATTGTTTTCTGAATTAGACGACGACGCTTTGAATGATATTGCACGCATGATGGTTAGACAAACCTACAAAAAAGATAATATGGTCCTGATCGAAGAAGAAGTCGGGTCCACCATGTTCATTATCCTCAGCGGTCGCGTTAAAATTTCGCGCATTAGTGACGAGGGGCGCGAGGTCATTCTGTCGATTCTGGTTGACGGTGATTTTTTTGGAGAAATGTCCATCCTGGACGGGCAAACGCGCAGCGCCAATGCCGTTACGCTGGAAGACACAGAATTACTGCTCATTCATCGGGAAAACTTTTTACGCATTTTACACGATTATCCTCAGGTCGCCATAAATCTTTTAAAAGAGCTTGCGCACCGCCTGCGCCGCAGCGATGAGCAGATTAAAAGTCTATCTCTGCAAAACGCCATGGGCAAAGTGGCATCCACTTTGTTGCGTATCGCCGATGATTCCGGAATTATTAAACAGGGCCAGGTAGAAATACCTCAATTACCGCCGCAGCAGGACCTGGCAAACATGGCCGGAACCAGTCGCGAAACCATTTCGCGCGTTATTAAATCGTTGGGACAGTTAGGTTATGTTAAAAAAGAAGGCAGCAAGCTGATCATTCTGGATTATGACAAATTTCGGGAAGATTTTTCTTAA
- a CDS encoding SPOR domain-containing protein, which produces MKLLIKEQTRLFTSGILIILTLSVALFADENWQQWLKLYQSGQYAALKQKLEQVSPEPKNSLEYLFFKTLFIKDGARAVKNYQMIYEKSSGRLKRLAAQKSHDYYFALGLYLKAEGYASFIKETPQEKASNPPSYKTDDAKYVIQFGAFSSMNNARKRQKELSQKRIDSQIVVRKINNKNFYCVWVKGGATFADTDQLAKQLKKQLGIEYRIIKE; this is translated from the coding sequence ATGAAACTTTTAATTAAAGAACAAACACGTCTGTTTACTTCAGGCATTCTGATCATCCTTACTTTAAGCGTTGCTCTTTTTGCCGACGAAAACTGGCAGCAATGGTTGAAGCTGTATCAAAGCGGACAGTACGCTGCTTTAAAACAAAAACTTGAACAGGTTTCCCCTGAGCCAAAAAATAGTCTTGAATATTTATTTTTCAAAACGCTTTTTATTAAAGACGGTGCACGGGCTGTAAAAAATTATCAGATGATTTATGAAAAGAGCAGTGGCCGGTTAAAGCGTCTTGCCGCGCAAAAATCACACGATTACTATTTCGCCCTTGGTCTTTATCTCAAAGCAGAAGGTTATGCCTCCTTTATAAAAGAGACGCCGCAGGAAAAGGCGTCGAATCCCCCTTCTTACAAAACAGATGATGCCAAATATGTCATCCAGTTCGGGGCGTTCAGCTCCATGAACAACGCACGCAAGCGGCAGAAGGAACTTTCGCAGAAAAGAATCGACAGTCAAATTGTCGTACGTAAAATAAATAACAAAAATTTTTACTGTGTTTGGGTAAAGGGGGGCGCCACTTTCGCCGATACTGACCAGTTAGCAAAGCAGCTGAAAAAACAACTTGGTATTGAATATCGTATCATCAAAGAATAG
- a CDS encoding LapA family protein: protein MKIILTFFWIIIGAVLLWFFAENLDQSVTIDFFGRTYEHINLVTVIFVSTLLGLLLGTVIMTWQVIKHKARVSSAKRENKKLLKKIEELEKQVKEQEQAADLRKLPDDPDRSNSGFNP, encoded by the coding sequence ATGAAAATCATTCTGACATTTTTCTGGATTATAATCGGCGCCGTTTTACTGTGGTTTTTTGCGGAAAACCTTGACCAGAGCGTAACCATTGATTTTTTCGGCCGAACGTATGAACACATCAATCTTGTAACGGTCATTTTTGTTTCCACCTTGTTGGGATTACTGCTTGGCACCGTGATTATGACCTGGCAAGTGATCAAACATAAAGCGCGTGTATCTTCAGCTAAAAGAGAGAATAAAAAGCTGCTTAAAAAGATAGAAGAACTGGAAAAGCAAGTTAAAGAACAGGAACAGGCCGCCGATCTACGGAAACTGCCTGATGATCCTGATAGATCAAACAGTGGTTTTAATCCATGA
- a CDS encoding class II SORL domain-containing protein, with translation MKLADQLQSADWKKEKHAPVIEAPEKVKAGEAFEIKVGLGKEIAHPNTTEHHISWISVFFKPKGSNFTHQVGHFEFWGHGESTSGPNKGPVYANPEVTVSLSLNESGTLFAMALCNIHGLWESSREVEVE, from the coding sequence ATGAAATTAGCCGATCAATTACAATCTGCCGACTGGAAAAAAGAAAAACATGCGCCGGTCATTGAAGCTCCGGAAAAAGTAAAAGCAGGCGAAGCATTTGAAATTAAAGTCGGCCTGGGCAAAGAAATCGCCCATCCCAACACTACCGAACATCATATTAGCTGGATTTCGGTCTTCTTTAAACCCAAAGGCAGTAACTTTACGCATCAGGTGGGACATTTTGAGTTCTGGGGCCATGGGGAAAGCACCAGCGGACCCAACAAGGGCCCGGTGTACGCCAATCCTGAAGTAACCGTCTCGCTCAGTTTAAACGAATCTGGCACCCTGTTCGCCATGGCTTTGTGCAATATTCACGGCCTATGGGAAAGCAGCCGGGAGGTAGAAGTAGAGTAG
- a CDS encoding linear amide C-N hydrolase, whose translation MRAIIVFCILILGSIGHALGCTTFVLQDSAQIIFGRNFDYDLGMGLVVINKRGLEKQAMTDAAHQPARWTAQYGSVTFNQAGIDAPMGGMNEKGLVIAQMALPETVYPQTDGKPVLNQLEWIQYQLDVSATSEEVIANSRKVAIVPVATPVHYLICDAEGRVAVIEFLNGQMMVRQGKEVVVPVCSNWPYEKSISALGEYRGFGGQKPIPQRWTSIADIVAIAASGVQGFLNEKYSNLLDFGFDLLSAVGSDLRTQWSVIYDITNRRICFTSLRSKKRRNIYLERIDFSCDAAIPVADVQEHSAANDSLLLFGNLEKEEYFRYKKELVNWFTTHIAGFPELPDIFLKREVEYVFNRPCVH comes from the coding sequence ATGAGAGCAATTATTGTTTTTTGCATTCTGATACTCGGGAGCATTGGTCACGCGTTAGGCTGCACCACATTTGTGCTGCAGGACTCGGCGCAGATTATTTTCGGACGGAATTTCGACTATGATCTGGGCATGGGCCTGGTGGTCATCAATAAAAGAGGGCTGGAAAAACAGGCCATGACAGATGCGGCGCACCAGCCGGCACGATGGACGGCGCAATACGGCAGCGTCACCTTTAATCAGGCAGGCATCGACGCGCCCATGGGCGGGATGAACGAAAAAGGGCTGGTCATCGCCCAGATGGCATTGCCGGAAACGGTCTATCCCCAAACGGACGGCAAGCCTGTTTTGAATCAATTGGAGTGGATTCAGTATCAACTGGATGTTTCTGCCACCTCGGAAGAAGTGATCGCCAACAGCCGCAAGGTGGCCATTGTTCCGGTAGCAACGCCGGTGCACTATTTGATTTGCGACGCAGAGGGGCGCGTGGCTGTGATTGAATTTTTAAACGGCCAAATGATGGTTCGGCAGGGCAAAGAGGTCGTTGTGCCGGTGTGCAGCAATTGGCCTTATGAAAAATCGATAAGCGCGCTGGGGGAGTACCGGGGCTTCGGCGGGCAAAAGCCGATCCCGCAGCGGTGGACCAGTATTGCGGATATCGTTGCCATTGCCGCTTCCGGAGTCCAGGGCTTCCTTAACGAAAAATACAGCAATCTGCTGGATTTTGGTTTTGACCTTCTATCGGCGGTCGGCTCCGATTTGCGGACGCAGTGGAGCGTTATTTATGACATTACCAACCGGCGCATTTGTTTCACATCGCTGCGCAGTAAAAAAAGACGGAACATTTATCTTGAGCGCATCGATTTTTCCTGCGATGCGGCCATCCCCGTGGCTGACGTTCAGGAACATTCGGCGGCAAACGATTCCCTGCTGCTATTTGGGAATCTGGAGAAAGAAGAATACTTCAGGTACAAAAAAGAGCTGGTGAACTGGTTTACAACGCACATCGCCGGTTTTCCGGAGTTGCCGGACATCTTTTTAAAACGAGAGGTGGAATATGTGTTTAACAGGCCATGTGTGCATTAA
- a CDS encoding type II CAAX prenyl endopeptidase Rce1 family protein has product MKLSPSHKIYLGLVIVLSLFSALNVFLPQGSFLPPYQLPAPKSIIAVVTALMMLVLYGGLGLVGLTLSRKLGFTETLDEQVSNRQHFLIPALVGSALGLFFIGADTILSQFHSLGHLPHPPFPTSLVASIVASIGEEIIFRLFFISFWTWLISSILLKRKWQSQVFWVVTALSAFAFAAAHLPSVMMLFSLKQFNQIPPALLIEILLLNGTLSVAAAYYFRKYGFLAAVGIHFWADVVWHVIWGGC; this is encoded by the coding sequence ATGAAATTATCCCCATCGCACAAAATCTATCTCGGGCTGGTCATTGTGTTAAGCCTGTTCAGTGCATTGAATGTTTTTTTACCTCAGGGTTCATTCCTGCCGCCTTATCAACTGCCTGCGCCGAAATCCATTATCGCCGTGGTGACGGCGCTGATGATGCTTGTTCTGTATGGCGGATTGGGATTGGTCGGATTGACTTTATCCCGCAAACTGGGCTTTACCGAAACCCTGGATGAGCAGGTTTCCAACCGACAACACTTTTTAATACCGGCGCTCGTTGGCTCTGCGCTGGGACTATTTTTCATCGGAGCCGATACGATCCTGTCCCAATTCCATTCACTGGGACATCTTCCCCATCCGCCTTTTCCCACTTCTCTGGTGGCTTCTATTGTTGCCAGCATTGGCGAGGAGATCATCTTTCGGCTGTTCTTCATATCGTTCTGGACCTGGCTGATTTCATCCATTCTGCTGAAAAGGAAATGGCAGTCTCAAGTTTTCTGGGTGGTGACCGCTCTTTCTGCTTTTGCCTTTGCCGCGGCGCATCTTCCGTCTGTGATGATGCTCTTTTCTCTGAAACAATTCAACCAGATTCCACCGGCGCTGCTGATAGAAATTCTGCTGCTCAATGGCACGCTTTCTGTGGCTGCCGCTTACTATTTCAGAAAATACGGCTTTTTAGCCGCGGTGGGCATTCACTTCTGGGCGGATGTGGTCTGGCATGTGATATGGGGGGGATGTTAA
- a CDS encoding BamA/TamA family outer membrane protein, protein MKQRINLQRILSSGRMRYVAVISILFLTLPFKAFSAGARNVKTDARTRQAASYERNQSEMIKSDSVQTAAAGERISYGSAFSYVGFPVVLYMPETSVIFGGGATVTMRDESQSEDDRPNCFHTQVIYTLKNQFAIKLEPEFYFDSYKWQLRAMIAYQKFPDTFYGMGNRNSKEEAVNFTTEDFVFYAGLTRRVYNQLRLGFWFNAQKTNVLKIETGGLLDRDDLKGINGGAICGIGPVIEWDSRDNIFYPTSGAWLQFNAAFYRKGLGSAFHYNSYMADLRYYFSPAESHIIAVQFLGKSVDGEIPFNKYVLLESMRGINGSRFRDKKMFLSQIEYRYPVHKRFAGVVFGALGDVVNNLQNYELKTLKYSFGFGIRYLISPQEKIHLRVDVGVSRWGINPYFQISEAF, encoded by the coding sequence ATGAAACAACGAATTAATTTGCAACGAATATTGTCTTCGGGTCGCATGAGATATGTGGCAGTCATTTCTATCTTATTTTTGACGCTTCCATTCAAGGCATTTTCCGCAGGCGCCCGGAATGTGAAGACAGACGCCCGAACCAGACAGGCTGCCTCTTATGAAAGGAATCAATCAGAGATGATAAAATCGGATTCGGTTCAAACAGCTGCCGCGGGCGAGCGCATTTCCTACGGAAGCGCCTTTTCTTACGTGGGCTTCCCGGTTGTTTTATACATGCCCGAGACTTCTGTAATCTTTGGCGGCGGGGCGACCGTTACCATGCGCGACGAGAGCCAGTCAGAGGATGATCGTCCCAACTGCTTTCACACGCAGGTTATTTACACCTTAAAAAATCAGTTTGCTATTAAATTGGAACCGGAGTTTTATTTTGACAGCTACAAATGGCAATTGCGAGCAATGATAGCCTATCAAAAATTTCCGGACACCTTTTACGGCATGGGGAACCGCAATTCAAAAGAGGAAGCCGTAAATTTCACCACCGAAGATTTCGTCTTTTACGCTGGCCTAACTCGTCGGGTTTATAATCAACTGCGCCTGGGATTCTGGTTTAACGCCCAGAAAACCAACGTGCTGAAAATTGAGACCGGCGGTTTACTGGATCGGGACGATTTAAAGGGGATTAATGGCGGCGCTATTTGCGGCATCGGCCCGGTGATCGAGTGGGACAGCCGTGACAATATTTTCTACCCCACGTCGGGCGCCTGGCTGCAATTTAACGCCGCCTTTTATCGCAAAGGGTTGGGAAGCGCGTTCCACTACAATTCCTATATGGCTGATCTTCGATACTATTTCAGCCCGGCCGAATCGCATATCATCGCCGTACAGTTTTTAGGCAAGTCGGTGGACGGTGAAATTCCTTTTAATAAATATGTTCTGTTAGAGTCCATGCGAGGTATAAACGGCAGCCGGTTCCGCGACAAAAAAATGTTTTTGAGCCAGATTGAATACCGCTACCCTGTCCATAAAAGATTTGCCGGTGTCGTTTTTGGCGCGCTGGGCGACGTCGTCAACAATTTGCAGAATTATGAATTGAAGACATTAAAATACAGCTTTGGTTTCGGCATACGATACTTGATCAGTCCGCAGGAGAAAATTCATTTGCGCGTGGATGTGGGCGTCAGCCGTTGGGGCATAAACCCCTATTTTCAAATATCTGAAGCTTTTTGA